tgttattttttttaattagcgTAAACAAATGTCCAGTACTCCGCATCCTTAAAAGTCTCCTTCAGTCCAGCCAAAAACAGTCCCTCTAGAAGGatgataaaattatttattcttaCATTAGTTTATGTACACAGTAAAGACATTCGGCTAGAAAAATGTCTCTATTGTAGTAAGAGATATTCAAACAACTACAAACTATCAATAAATACATTAGAAACATATGGTATGCTGATGTAGAAATACCCTATGCTCTTTTGGTTACTTACCCAGTACAATATTATTGAAAAGTTTTTTGGTATTCTTCATGCAACATCAAAATTCTTCCTGACAGTTCATGCTATacaacattttttctttattaggAATGGGATGAAATTTAAAACCCTGTTTACAAGCagtaaaaaaatcactgaaaattttAACATAAATCTCTTAATTTCTGTACTAAAAAGAACAAATTTAAAGAAGgttgtctttaaaaaaattaatcttctCAACTAATTCTTTATAAAACAGGCAGTATTTCAAAAGGGATGTTTCCATCACCCAGGATGAATTTGTGcttcagaattttaaaaagaatattCATGGCAAAAACCTAAACCCAACCAGTAGGTAGAGGAGAGACTGCAGGTAGGAACTGCATAAAACCAAACATGCTTCCAAAATCTGTCTAGGAAAACACTAAACACTTATCCACATCACTATGCCATCACTTATTCTAACAATTAGAAATGCAGTTTTAATAAAACTTAGCTCTTTTCATGCTCAAACTTCTTCACAAACATTTAAATAGCCCTAGTGCTTCTGCAAGTATTATTATTCCCATTTTACATTTGGGGTGGTGGAGGCAGAGAGGGCTGGGAATTTGCCAGGATACAGACCACACACATCCTTTCCATCTTGCCTCCCTTGCTTGTCCTTTATCACTTTCTGTATTGAACACTCAGTGTCCTGGAGAGCcccaggacacagggatggtACATTCCCATCAGTTGTTAGTGGTTATTATGGAAGTTGTGTCACTTTGAAGGTTACATGACAAAAATTAAAGTAATGAGTGACATGAAATCCAGGCTCAGGGTTGATGTCACAGAATGGCACACCACTGTCAAAACAAGCCTGCTCTTTCTGTAACCAAGTGTTATGCCTAATTAATTCTGTTTTACAGCTGAAATGATTCCTGAGGTCAATGGTGGAGGTACACAAGAATAAATTTGTTCCTCACAATCTGTCCCCAGGAACATGGAAAGCCCCTATGGTGGCTCAGTACATCTTGACATTATAAAACAAAAGGACTTCTAGATCAAAACAAAGATTTCCCATGTGCTAACCCACCAGGAGGTACAGATTACTAAGGTCTCTTCCCCTCCACCCCTGAGTTAGAAAATACATGTGTCTGAATTATGCCCTGAAAACCATGTGGGAAAGTGAATGTCTAGCAATAAGATTGCAGATACAAAATAAAGTACTTTGCCTTCATCTGGGTATCAATCCTTGAATTATTTAGATTCTTATCAACATCCCTTATGGGAAgggtatttttcattttaccACATTTGCCCTCTTGAATTTTCTATCTTATGCCTTTCAGTCTGTGccctgttttggtttttatccTGCCTAGTTTACTCTTACTCCAAAACCAGCTTAGTTTCTTGCTGTCTCTTGATAAGCTTTGGAGCAATGGATAATGCTGAGGTGTTTCCCCACCTGACCTGTAAGAGATGAGAGATGCAAAATTCTGCCACTTGTAATAACAAAACCACTGAGCATGCAGAATTACATCCCTCTTACAGGCACCCAAAGGACTTTAAAAAGGCACATGTGTTCTGTGTCACTTGTTCCTCAGTGCCTGACCTTGGTGGTTTTAGTCTGTCTCAAATAAACCCTGTACAATGCACACATTCCTTTGCAATATGGAAGGAACTTGGAATAAAAATTAAGATCTTCAGACATCATGGTCAGCAGCTGTGTCATCCTTCAACAAACACTAAAGCTGCACTGATTGTCAAAATTGGCTTCTTACAGCAACCTCACTCCCTAATctattttccccctttccccaaaCTTCTAGGAGAGGAGGAACAGTGCATGTTACATAAGTGAGCTATTCCCCAAGCTATTCCTGCCTTTTGTAGAGCTGGTAAGGccagaaaacatctcttttGCACAGATGTGGAAGCAAAAGAACAGGAGTTTTGCCCCTTCTGCAGCAGTGCAGCTAGGAGCTGGCAGGCTGGCTGACTGCCCTGCCTCTGGCCATGTCCTGAGAGGTGAGAAGCACCTGCAGCTTTTGGCTTCAGATGGGGACTGTGGATGTTTACCACCAATGGAAACCAGTCCCAAGGCACTAGGCAGGAGTGGAAAGGACACAAGAAAGCTGTTGTGACCTGGGGTACTCTGtacagctgaaaaaaaagggtaaaaaataAGAGGCATTGGCTCCTTCCTCTGGGCTTTCTGGAAAAACAtgattaaaacaaataaaaagatgCAAGATACTTGGCCAATGTTTACCCTGCCTGACTGAAGCCTTTCTCACTGCTTCAAAAATCCAGGAGATGGAGGGATCAAGACACATTGATTCTAATTTGCTAATGTTGAAATGTTTGCATTGCAGACAGATGAAATGCACTTGCATGTTTGGGCATGGCTTCACTTCTGTGTGAGGGAGAGGAGCCCACAGGCCTGCCTGGGCTCCTGGAAATTTTCTGGAGGAGGTTCATCTCCAAATGGCAGTCTGGGGATGGGAGCCAAGCATTCCCCCCAGCCTGGACTGAACCAATCTGAATTGGATGCATCTTTGCGCCAGCATGGACTTCTAGCTGCCTTAAAAATGCAGTCTTGGAAAAAAGGATAGAAAAGGAAAGGCTGATGCTTTGGCAATTCTTTATCTGTCCTGTAGTCCAAAGCCATGAAATATTCTCAGTAGCTTGACTGGTGGCAATTTGCTATTGCATGGCTGGTGCTCACCACAAAAGCAGCAGTCACATAGACCGGGCTTTTCACAATTCCTCCAGGTCAGTTAGGTCCACGACCACTTTCAAGAAGAGAGTGTCATCTCTGATGTAGGTGTTCTTTGTGCTCTCCAGGACGGTGTGTGGCACGAAGCGCGGACAGCCAGAGGCGATATTCATTTCTCCATCTGGCCTTTTGAAACTGCTGCTGTTGGGATCAGCTCTAAAGACTTCcacaatgtgattttttttcccactttggTCCAAAAGCATAAGTGTAACCTTCTGCTTGAAAGGCCACAGCAGCAGCGAGTCAAACTCGCCCCTCATGACCACGAAGTAGAGGGAGATGTGGGTTCCCTTTCCCGAGCCATCCCCGTTCAGGTAGGCTCTGGCACACAGCCTGTACCCACAGCGGCTGGTGTAGAAGGGCTGGCTGGCTATGGACGGCACACGGCCCTCCACTgcctctcttttcttcttcttgtagTCCGTGATTTTCCAGATTAATTTCCCATTGTAGCACGTGCCTTCCAAAAGCTTAAATCGTTCTTCGTTTTTATTGAGCTGTGCTTTGTGATTATTGATCTGGCGATCATGTTTGCTGGATTGGTCTTCCAAAACAACTGAGAGaagagggaaataaaaagaaatagaaaaaagagagacacatttgataaaataaaaccatcAGAGCCCTGGATAAAACGAGCACCCAGGCTCAAGCTGGCAAAACTGATCTACCCAAGCCTGAGTACAGGCTATGAACTACAGCTGTTAACTTTTTAAAACTGTAATTGCAGCAGCTGGTAGTTGAATAAGAAAAGCTGTCGACTATAAATTGTGAATGCCAGAATAGCACCACAGCCTCCATCACAGTGCAGGAGCCAAACCAAggccagctctgtgctctgtggccctgcagtgccactggAGTTCAGGAGACACTGTGCAGTAGGGGAAGGTGGGAGAACACTGCACACACCATTGCAGTTTGGTCTCAGAATGCAAGAAGAAAGCCCTTTCTAGTGAAGAGCTCCAACTGCCTGAGTGTAGCACCAGAACCTCCACTTAGCCAGCAGTAAAATCAGCAACCCCCCACATGTGCAGGGAAGTGCCAACATACCCAAGCGCTGGTCGTACGTCTCCATCAGGGCAATCTTCTGTTTCACTGTTTCAATGGTGTCAAACAGGGGCCGCAGGTCTAGTTTACTTTGCTGCTGGTTTGCCATCTGTATTAGCTGCTTCACTTGTGATTCCAGGCGTGCAGACTTGTCCAGGTGACTGGCCAGAGCCTTCCCAGTTCACGCCATTGGAAGAGGGTGGGAAGTAGAGACAAGAGATATCCATAAAACCAGGCATTTGCTTTGAATTAAGATAGTGAAGTCTTTAGCATGTCAGCAGTAGCAACAATGTGATGCATTCAAAGTGCTCTGCTGGCTTAGGAACTTATCCCAGTGCTCCTTCATGATTAATTCAGCACATTAACAGACTGAGAAGCCATTCCTCATTCAGAACCCATTCACACTGCACCACTTCATTCAACTCATTATTCAAATTTACACCTGCACATTTGCCCTGGGCATCTGACCATGAGgatttgtactttttttttgccCAGACATGTATCCAAACTTCTGTATCGATTCAAAGGAAAAGACAATACGATATTGTAAAAAAATGAGAAGGTCTAGGGGAGATTTATTACTGCTGTGCTATTAATAACAACAATTACTGGAGAAACATATTTCAGGATGCAAAAAAGCAATtggtaaaaaaagtaaaatcaacGTCTCACCTGAGTGCTTACCATCAAGTTGCTATTGTTACCAAACAGTTGTGTATACTGTCTGAATTCTTTCTCACACTTCTTAATGGCATCTGCTAGCTGCTGGATTTTAATCTCTTTACATTCCAGGCTCTTATACAGGTCAGATATCTACAGATGGAAAAATCAGA
This sequence is a window from Zonotrichia albicollis isolate bZonAlb1 chromosome 3, bZonAlb1.hap1, whole genome shotgun sequence. Protein-coding genes within it:
- the TRAF5 gene encoding TNF receptor-associated factor 5 isoform X2, which translates into the protein MACDEPAAPSGTFTRQNSSSTGSLDFEPNADYKFVESLEERYKCAHCHLVLHNPHQTGCGHRFCQHCILALRELNAVPTCPVDKETIKMHEVFKDNCCKREVLNLHVFCKNFPDCNSKVILGRYQEHLQQCLFESMQCTNDGCQDRILRKDLKEHLSQHCKFREERCRYCNAHVVLINIKNHEKNDCPDYPVPCLQNCSQIILKKEIEKHHAVCPEAEVDCPYKQYGCHVKVKRGKLAEHENSALREHMLQILDKNSRLEEQISDLYKSLECKEIKIQQLADAIKKCEKEFRQYTQLFGNNSNLMALASHLDKSARLESQVKQLIQMANQQQSKLDLRPLFDTIETVKQKIALMETYDQRLVVLEDQSSKHDRQINNHKAQLNKNEERFKLLEGTCYNGKLIWKITDYKKKKREAVEGRVPSIASQPFYTSRCGYRLCARAYLNGDGSGKGTHISLYFVVMRGEFDSLLLWPFKQKVTLMLLDQSGKKNHIVEVFRADPNSSSFKRPDGEMNIASGCPRFVPHTVLESTKNTYIRDDTLFLKVVVDLTDLEEL
- the TRAF5 gene encoding TNF receptor-associated factor 5 isoform X1 translates to MACDEPAAPSGTFTRQNSSSTGSLDFEPNADYKFVESLEERYKCAHCHLVLHNPHQTGCGHRFCQHCILALRELNAVPTCPVDKETIKMHEVFKDNCCKREVLNLHVFCKNFPDCNSKVILGRYQEHLQQCLFESMQCTNDGCQDRILRKDLKEHLSQHCKFREERCRYCNAHVVLINIKNHEKNDCPDYPVPCLQNCSQIILKKEIEKHHAVCPEAEVDCPYKQYGCHVKVKRGKLAEHENSALREHMLQILDKNSRLEEQISDLYKSLECKEIKIQQLADAIKKCEKEFRQYTQLFGNNSNLMVSTQALASHLDKSARLESQVKQLIQMANQQQSKLDLRPLFDTIETVKQKIALMETYDQRLVVLEDQSSKHDRQINNHKAQLNKNEERFKLLEGTCYNGKLIWKITDYKKKKREAVEGRVPSIASQPFYTSRCGYRLCARAYLNGDGSGKGTHISLYFVVMRGEFDSLLLWPFKQKVTLMLLDQSGKKNHIVEVFRADPNSSSFKRPDGEMNIASGCPRFVPHTVLESTKNTYIRDDTLFLKVVVDLTDLEEL